In Chryseobacterium lactis, a single genomic region encodes these proteins:
- a CDS encoding ParB/RepB/Spo0J family partition protein produces MKDKKRAMGRGLGAILSAESKASVNSATDEGADKFVGNIVEVALEDIYPNPTQPRTYFDEKALNELAQSIKNLGVIQPITLRKDGEKFEIISGERRYRATKIAGLTTIPAYIRLVNDQELLEMALVENIQREDLDAIEIALTYHRLLEEIGLTQENLSQRIGKDRSTITNSIRLLRLNPDIQNAIRSGEISAGHGRAIISLESEEDQQILFGLIIKEKLNVRQAEQAAAALKNPKSQAAKKVNAELSNNYKRAQKTISDILDVKVEIKASGNGKKGKIVLDFKNEEELEYILSHIK; encoded by the coding sequence ATGAAGGACAAAAAAAGAGCTATGGGACGTGGCTTGGGAGCCATTTTAAGTGCAGAATCAAAAGCATCTGTTAATTCCGCTACTGATGAAGGAGCAGATAAATTTGTGGGAAATATTGTAGAAGTAGCCCTTGAAGATATCTATCCGAACCCGACGCAGCCGAGAACTTATTTTGATGAAAAAGCATTAAACGAACTTGCACAGTCTATTAAAAACTTAGGTGTAATCCAGCCGATTACCTTAAGAAAGGATGGTGAAAAGTTTGAAATTATATCAGGAGAAAGACGTTATAGAGCAACTAAAATTGCCGGATTAACGACTATTCCGGCTTATATCCGTTTAGTTAATGATCAGGAGCTTCTTGAGATGGCTCTTGTTGAAAATATTCAGAGAGAAGATCTTGATGCGATCGAAATTGCTTTGACTTATCACAGACTTTTGGAAGAAATTGGTCTTACCCAGGAAAATCTGAGTCAGAGAATAGGAAAAGATAGAAGTACCATCACTAATTCAATCCGTTTATTACGATTGAATCCGGATATTCAGAATGCCATAAGAAGTGGTGAAATTTCTGCCGGACACGGTAGAGCAATCATCAGCCTTGAAAGTGAAGAAGATCAGCAGATTTTGTTTGGTCTGATCATCAAAGAGAAATTAAACGTTCGACAAGCCGAGCAGGCAGCTGCTGCATTGAAGAATCCAAAGTCTCAGGCCGCTAAAAAAGTGAATGCCGAGCTTTCGAATAACTATAAAAGAGCTCAGAAGACGATTTCCGACATCCTGGATGTAAAAGTGGAGATTAAAGCTTCTGGAAATGGTAAAAAAGGTAAAATTGTTCTGGACTTTAAAAATGAAGAAGAGCTGGAGTATATTTTATCCCATATTAAATAA
- a CDS encoding DUF5683 domain-containing protein, translated as MKKILFTFFLCITALAYSQVSPIDTVHVETSLKEEGPKVKPGKTETKIIADLEKANGPTRKTIKLNPTRAGLYSAVFPGLGQFYNKKYWKIPIVWGAVGAGVGIAIWNDNQYKKYREYYVAKLNGTPNEFVDSRPWLDKKALGNVQDRAKRQRDYAIAITGLIYILNIVDAVVDAHLYESRHDPDLTFKPSVIQDQYGYDAPKTGFSLSYRF; from the coding sequence ATGAAGAAAATACTTTTCACATTTTTCCTGTGTATCACGGCACTGGCTTACTCACAAGTCAGTCCTATCGATACTGTTCATGTGGAGACCTCTCTTAAAGAAGAAGGTCCCAAAGTAAAACCTGGAAAAACCGAAACCAAAATTATTGCTGATCTGGAAAAAGCCAACGGCCCAACCAGGAAAACAATTAAATTGAATCCTACCAGGGCTGGACTGTATTCTGCAGTTTTTCCGGGATTAGGACAGTTTTACAATAAAAAATATTGGAAAATTCCTATTGTTTGGGGTGCTGTAGGAGCAGGAGTCGGTATTGCAATCTGGAATGATAATCAGTATAAGAAGTACCGTGAATACTACGTTGCAAAACTGAACGGTACTCCTAATGAATTCGTAGACAGCCGTCCATGGTTAGACAAAAAAGCACTAGGAAATGTACAGGACAGAGCCAAAAGACAGAGAGACTACGCTATTGCTATTACCGGATTAATCTATATCCTTAATATTGTAGATGCCGTGGTAGATGCTCATCTTTACGAAAGTCGTCATGACCCTGATCTTACCTTTAAACCTTCTGTTATTCAGGATCAGTATGGGTATGATGCCCCAAAGACGGGATTCAGTTTAAGTTATAGATTTTAA
- the dapB gene encoding 4-hydroxy-tetrahydrodipicolinate reductase: MKIALVGYGKMGKIIDEIAQKRGHEVVARLKETPTTENLNNPDVVIEFSLPEAAFNNIKACLENKIPVICGTTGWLEQKEEIEKLTVENGTAFLYGSNFSLGVNLFFALNEKLAALMKNVDEYSCQLEEIHHIHKKDAPSGTAISIAEGIIKNNSKFDAWKLDETQNKQLGIFAIREDEVPGTHSVFYRSEVDEIEIKHTAFNRNGFALGAVVAAEWIKDKKGNFEMKDVLGL, encoded by the coding sequence ATGAAAATAGCATTAGTTGGGTACGGCAAAATGGGCAAGATCATTGATGAGATCGCACAGAAAAGAGGTCATGAAGTGGTTGCCCGCCTGAAGGAAACACCAACTACTGAAAATCTGAATAATCCGGATGTTGTTATTGAGTTTTCTTTACCGGAAGCTGCGTTTAATAATATCAAAGCCTGCCTTGAAAATAAAATCCCTGTAATCTGCGGAACAACAGGCTGGCTGGAACAAAAAGAAGAAATAGAAAAGCTTACTGTTGAAAATGGTACTGCATTTTTATATGGGTCAAATTTTAGTTTAGGCGTAAATTTATTTTTTGCTTTAAACGAAAAGTTAGCTGCTTTAATGAAAAATGTTGATGAATATTCTTGCCAGTTGGAAGAAATTCACCACATCCATAAAAAAGATGCACCGAGCGGAACCGCCATTTCTATTGCTGAAGGAATTATCAAAAACAATTCAAAATTTGATGCATGGAAGCTGGATGAAACTCAAAATAAGCAACTGGGGATTTTTGCGATCCGTGAAGATGAAGTTCCGGGAACTCATAGCGTTTTCTACAGAAGCGAAGTAGATGAGATTGAGATCAAACATACCGCTTTCAACAGAAACGGTTTTGCATTAGGAGCTGTAGTTGCAGCAGAATGGATTAAAGATAAAAAAGGAAACTTCGAAATGAAAGATGTTTTAGGGCTTTAA
- a CDS encoding energy transducer TonB yields the protein MKQQNQNQEFRFNEVLFEHRNKEYGAYALRNESDRILTKALFVGVSLMAAVSITPFVISALKGPSITKQIISCDFGPIDIKNVDTPEVIPPIETIMPVTPPPSVKTYDDRLPEPTAHPINEKIEAVDKTNAVASTQTSEGKETTKDTYIPIVPRAIGGEGIPTAKPEPKVEVTDPKKIETELSVEANFSGGIDSFRNKVMNNFDSSGFESGDVMKTSVTFIVETDGTISGVKANGTNADFNNEAIRTIKLISNKGKWIAAKNKKGESVRSYFKFPISMKFDN from the coding sequence ATGAAACAACAGAATCAAAACCAGGAATTTCGTTTCAACGAAGTTCTTTTTGAGCACCGCAACAAAGAATATGGTGCTTACGCATTAAGAAACGAATCAGATAGAATTTTAACCAAAGCACTTTTTGTGGGAGTAAGTTTAATGGCTGCAGTATCAATTACACCGTTTGTGATCTCTGCATTAAAAGGACCAAGTATTACAAAACAAATTATTTCTTGTGATTTTGGGCCAATTGACATTAAAAATGTGGATACACCAGAGGTGATACCACCAATTGAAACCATAATGCCTGTAACTCCACCTCCTAGTGTAAAAACTTATGATGATAGACTGCCTGAGCCAACAGCTCATCCTATCAATGAGAAAATAGAAGCAGTAGATAAAACAAATGCAGTGGCAAGTACACAAACATCAGAAGGTAAAGAAACTACAAAGGATACTTATATTCCGATTGTTCCCAGAGCAATTGGAGGAGAGGGAATACCTACTGCGAAACCGGAACCGAAAGTTGAAGTTACAGATCCTAAAAAAATCGAAACAGAGCTTAGTGTTGAAGCCAATTTTTCAGGAGGTATAGACTCATTCAGAAATAAGGTGATGAACAATTTTGATAGTTCAGGATTTGAATCCGGAGACGTCATGAAAACTTCAGTTACCTTCATCGTAGAAACAGACGGAACGATTTCAGGGGTAAAAGCTAATGGCACCAATGCCGATTTTAATAACGAAGCAATCAGAACAATTAAATTGATTTCCAACAAAGGAAAATGGATTGCTGCCAAAAATAAAAAAGGCGAATCAGTAAGAAGTTACTTCAAATTTCCAATCTCAATGAAGTTTGATAATTAA
- a CDS encoding WbqC family protein — protein sequence MNMKNVLLPVFYMPPVSWFSPFLDAENEIVFEQFENFPKQTYRNRANIYGANGKLSLIIPMNHNGKREFKDIEISYSEDWRILHWKSIKTAYQSSPYFEYYEDKFRKMFDLKEKFLLDFNLKGLDVIQQILKTEKAHSLNEEYIKNPESIDFREKFSAKKPSEFKMEEYYQTFSDKLGFLEDLSVLDLICNKGPESLTYIKSIKLK from the coding sequence ATGAATATGAAGAATGTATTATTACCGGTTTTTTATATGCCCCCGGTTTCATGGTTTTCACCATTTTTAGATGCTGAAAACGAAATTGTATTTGAACAGTTTGAAAACTTTCCAAAACAGACCTATAGAAACAGAGCAAACATCTATGGAGCCAATGGAAAGCTATCTCTGATTATTCCTATGAATCATAACGGGAAAAGAGAATTTAAAGATATTGAGATTTCTTACAGTGAAGATTGGAGAATCCTTCATTGGAAATCAATTAAAACAGCCTATCAGAGTTCCCCTTATTTCGAATATTATGAAGATAAATTCAGAAAAATGTTCGATTTGAAAGAAAAGTTTCTTCTTGATTTTAACCTTAAAGGGTTAGATGTCATCCAACAAATACTGAAAACGGAAAAGGCACACTCTTTGAATGAAGAATATATCAAAAATCCTGAAAGTATTGATTTCAGAGAAAAATTTTCTGCAAAAAAACCTTCAGAATTTAAAATGGAGGAATATTATCAGACTTTCTCAGATAAGCTTGGGTTTTTGGAAGATTTGTCGGTGTTGGATCTTATTTGTAACAAAGGCCCCGAATCTCTTACTTATATAAAAAGTATTAAATTAAAATAA
- a CDS encoding adenylosuccinate synthase, translated as MSTYVVVGLQYGDEGKGKITDVLSAKSDYVVRFQGGDNAGHTVYVGEEKFVLHLLPSGVLQCKGKCIIANGVVVNPKSFIREVGQIESKNLRTDHIFISRRAHVIMPYHILLDTYREEEHGGTQIGTTKKGIGPCYEDKIARVGIRMVDLLNPEILRDKIEKNLKVKNSLFEKYYGKPTLDVEEIYNEYLEIGKQLQDRIVDTELELNEAIRDGKNVLFEGAQALMLDIDFGTYPYVTSSSPSTGGVCSGAGVPPTSLQNLIGVAKAYCTRVGNGPFPSELDNELGEKIRQIGGEFGATTGRPRRTGWLDLVSLKHACMINGINNLVITKLDVLTGIENLKIVTHYKTEDGKIIDYFTSSTEKLYNYEPIYQDLPGWEEDITKARSYDELPDNAQKYIEFIEKYLGINVYLVSVGPERSQNIIRKELF; from the coding sequence ATGTCAACTTATGTAGTTGTAGGTCTTCAGTACGGAGATGAAGGCAAAGGAAAAATAACGGATGTTTTATCAGCAAAATCGGACTATGTAGTGCGTTTCCAGGGAGGAGACAACGCTGGTCACACGGTGTATGTTGGTGAAGAAAAATTCGTTCTACACCTTCTTCCTTCAGGAGTTCTTCAATGCAAAGGGAAATGTATCATTGCAAACGGAGTAGTGGTAAACCCTAAGTCTTTCATTAGAGAAGTTGGTCAGATCGAGAGCAAAAACTTGAGAACAGACCACATTTTTATCAGCAGAAGAGCGCATGTGATTATGCCTTACCACATCCTTTTGGATACTTACCGTGAAGAGGAACACGGAGGAACTCAGATCGGAACAACCAAAAAAGGAATCGGACCTTGCTATGAAGATAAAATCGCAAGAGTAGGAATAAGAATGGTTGATCTGTTAAACCCTGAGATTTTAAGAGATAAAATTGAGAAAAACTTAAAAGTTAAGAATTCTCTTTTTGAAAAATATTACGGAAAACCAACTTTAGATGTTGAAGAGATCTATAACGAATATTTAGAAATCGGAAAACAACTTCAGGACAGAATTGTTGATACTGAATTAGAGCTAAACGAAGCCATCAGAGACGGTAAAAACGTTTTATTTGAAGGAGCTCAGGCGTTAATGCTTGATATTGATTTCGGTACTTATCCGTATGTAACTTCATCCTCTCCATCTACAGGTGGAGTTTGTTCAGGAGCAGGGGTGCCACCAACTTCACTACAAAATCTTATCGGTGTGGCGAAAGCATACTGTACAAGAGTAGGAAATGGACCTTTCCCATCTGAATTGGATAACGAACTGGGTGAGAAAATCAGACAGATCGGTGGTGAATTCGGAGCAACTACAGGAAGACCGAGAAGAACAGGTTGGTTAGACCTTGTTTCTTTAAAGCATGCTTGTATGATCAACGGGATCAATAATCTTGTGATTACGAAACTTGACGTTCTTACAGGAATTGAAAACCTTAAAATCGTTACCCATTACAAAACTGAAGACGGAAAAATTATCGATTACTTTACTTCGTCAACAGAAAAACTATACAATTACGAGCCAATCTACCAGGATTTACCAGGTTGGGAGGAAGATATCACAAAAGCGAGAAGCTATGATGAACTTCCTGATAATGCTCAGAAATACATCGAGTTTATCGAGAAATACTTAGGAATCAATGTTTATTTAGTTTCTGTAGGTCCTGAAAGAAGTCAGAACATCATCAGAAAAGAACTATTCTAA
- a CDS encoding HEAT repeat domain-containing protein, translating to MMIEELIKDKATKSKEKVDIISKWIMATSLPVDELIAFAEKSKDPVKATCIEALEYATKQNPDLADETVFTFVTHTLTEKAPRIKWESAKVIGNTAHLFPKKLDQAIAHLVANTEHEGTVVRWSAAFALSEILKMKTAHNTSLLPTLESISEKEEKNSIKKIYLDAIKKTKK from the coding sequence ATGATGATAGAAGAACTTATTAAAGACAAAGCAACCAAATCAAAAGAAAAGGTTGACATCATCAGCAAATGGATTATGGCCACCTCGTTACCTGTGGATGAACTCATTGCGTTTGCTGAAAAATCAAAAGATCCGGTAAAAGCGACCTGTATTGAGGCTTTAGAATATGCCACCAAACAAAATCCTGATCTTGCAGATGAAACGGTATTCACTTTTGTAACTCATACTCTTACTGAAAAAGCACCGAGAATAAAATGGGAAAGCGCAAAGGTAATAGGGAATACAGCTCATTTATTTCCTAAAAAGCTGGATCAGGCAATCGCTCACCTTGTTGCAAATACCGAACATGAAGGAACTGTCGTTCGCTGGAGTGCAGCTTTTGCTTTGAGTGAAATTTTAAAAATGAAAACAGCACATAATACAAGTCTTCTTCCTACTCTTGAAAGCATCAGTGAAAAAGAGGAAAAGAATAGTATTAAGAAGATTTACCTTGATGCGATCAAGAAAACAAAAAAATAA
- a CDS encoding alpha/beta fold hydrolase, which yields MTSSPKSAYLPSNVNTHSRLFFTLFSPETVKATLLIVHGMQEHSGRYADIADYFCNHGIAVLTYDHLGHGRSVKKNRDIGFFQLNKPDQRLIADAEMMADYLAGKHPDVPHFILGHSMGSFITRCLLQKSNNKFAGAIITGTGGPLAGIGILKGYLSLANIFAPHHRTFLNSVFTKVNNKRFKKDKNFSNTSWLSINPKNRRDFERDDLCGIPFTNNAFYTLFTIYKRATSRNWSASIRPSFPFLFVSGQDDPIGDFGKGVTSTVDNLKADGFQDTDIRLFSGMRHEIMNEEIREEVLSEIYKWMLKYCK from the coding sequence ATGACTTCATCTCCAAAATCAGCCTACCTACCTTCCAACGTTAATACTCATTCCAGGCTTTTCTTCACTTTGTTTTCCCCGGAAACCGTAAAAGCAACTTTATTAATTGTTCATGGAATGCAGGAACACAGCGGAAGATATGCAGACATTGCAGATTATTTTTGCAATCACGGAATCGCAGTATTGACATATGATCATCTGGGACATGGAAGATCAGTAAAAAAGAACAGAGACATCGGTTTTTTCCAGCTTAATAAACCTGATCAACGACTTATTGCCGACGCTGAAATGATGGCAGATTACCTAGCAGGAAAACATCCGGATGTTCCCCATTTTATTCTTGGTCACTCTATGGGATCTTTTATCACGCGTTGTCTTCTTCAAAAATCAAATAATAAATTTGCAGGGGCAATTATTACAGGTACCGGAGGGCCCCTAGCAGGCATTGGTATATTAAAAGGTTATTTATCTTTGGCTAATATCTTTGCTCCTCATCACCGGACTTTTTTGAATTCTGTTTTCACGAAAGTTAATAACAAGCGTTTTAAAAAAGATAAAAATTTCAGCAATACAAGCTGGCTCAGTATTAATCCTAAAAACAGAAGAGATTTTGAACGAGATGACCTTTGTGGCATTCCGTTTACCAATAATGCTTTTTATACTTTGTTTACTATTTATAAAAGAGCTACGTCAAGAAATTGGTCTGCATCTATTCGTCCATCTTTTCCTTTTTTATTTGTAAGTGGACAAGATGATCCGATAGGAGATTTTGGTAAAGGTGTAACCTCTACTGTTGACAACTTAAAGGCTGATGGCTTTCAGGATACGGATATTCGTCTATTTTCCGGTATGCGGCATGAGATTATGAATGAAGAAATAAGGGAGGAAGTACTTAGTGAAATTTACAAATGGATGCTAAAATATTGTAAATAG
- a CDS encoding ParA family protein translates to MAKIIGIANQKGGVGKTTTAVNLAAALGILEKRILLIDADPQANATSGLGVEDVQYSTYNLLEHSAETRVCIKRTATPNLDIIPSHIDLVAAEIELVDKEDREYMLKKALATVRDDYDYIIIDCAPSLGLITVNALTAADSVIIPIQCEYFALEGLGKLLNTVKNVQKIHNKDLGIEGLLLTMYDSRLRLSNQVVEEVNLHFPEMVFETIISRNVRLSEAPSFGESILNYDAESKGAVQYIQLAEEVLLKNENLVKN, encoded by the coding sequence ATGGCGAAAATCATAGGTATTGCTAATCAAAAAGGAGGTGTTGGTAAAACTACCACCGCCGTAAATTTGGCAGCAGCGTTAGGAATATTAGAAAAAAGAATATTACTCATCGATGCTGACCCCCAGGCGAATGCGACGTCAGGTCTGGGTGTGGAAGATGTTCAATATTCTACATATAATCTGCTTGAACACAGTGCGGAAACAAGAGTCTGTATCAAAAGAACTGCGACTCCCAACCTGGATATTATACCATCACACATCGACTTAGTCGCTGCAGAAATTGAATTGGTAGATAAAGAAGATCGTGAATACATGCTGAAAAAAGCACTTGCTACCGTAAGAGATGATTACGATTATATCATTATCGATTGTGCACCGAGTTTAGGTCTTATTACAGTGAATGCTTTAACAGCGGCAGACTCTGTAATTATTCCTATCCAATGTGAATACTTTGCATTAGAAGGATTAGGTAAGCTTTTGAACACTGTTAAAAATGTTCAGAAGATTCACAATAAGGACCTTGGAATAGAAGGTCTTCTTTTGACGATGTATGACAGCAGGTTAAGACTATCCAACCAGGTGGTGGAAGAAGTGAATTTGCATTTCCCTGAAATGGTTTTTGAAACCATCATCAGCAGAAACGTAAGATTAAGTGAAGCACCAAGTTTCGGAGAAAGCATCTTGAATTATGATGCTGAGAGCAAAGGAGCTGTTCAGTATATTCAACTGGCAGAAGAAGTTCTTTTGAAGAACGAAAATTTAGTAAAGAATTAA
- the lepB gene encoding signal peptidase I, whose product MNYFLTYTVYVLVLSILMGISTWKLFKKMGYSPLFAFIPFYNYFIILKETKHPKWWAILSYLPIVGPIMMSVFHLYLMKKFGKTLFKDQILTVILPFIYMATVNYSKDVELEDENANELFLTDEEKNAKKKDTFLGSITFAVVFATIIHVFVTQPFGIPTGSMERTLLVGDFLFVNKWSYGYRLPMRPLAIPFLQGTIMDTGQKGNPKDDPKSYVDGVKLPYTRILQFNKPQKNDVVVFNYPQDSVHTAIDRKDPYVKRCVATAGDTFEMRAGRLFVNGKPETVLGDQEVQHRYTVTTGSQLDIPALYNTYGFLPVQEVQTNNGYLYGFQGLTDKTAKEIKALPQVIDMKEEVSPKGEAAVYYRDEAKTKIDTTQSIFPINKPWNQDWYGPLRIPKKGDVVAINAETLPMYQWVISEYEHNSLEKKDGKIFINGKEANQYTIQQDYYMMVGDNRDASLDARFFGFVPEENIVGKPMFTWMSLQGAFADNSSTYQAPFKIRWERMFKATNTGEANKTSYWWIAAMILILFFGWEYFVKLFRKKKTEDEL is encoded by the coding sequence ATGAATTATTTTTTAACTTATACAGTGTACGTCCTCGTTTTATCCATATTAATGGGGATTTCAACATGGAAGTTGTTCAAAAAAATGGGGTACAGCCCTTTATTTGCATTTATACCTTTTTATAATTATTTCATTATTCTGAAAGAAACCAAACATCCTAAATGGTGGGCAATCTTGTCCTATCTCCCGATTGTAGGGCCAATTATGATGTCTGTTTTTCATCTTTATTTAATGAAAAAGTTCGGGAAGACTCTTTTCAAAGATCAGATTCTTACCGTGATTCTGCCATTTATTTATATGGCAACAGTGAACTATTCTAAAGATGTAGAGCTGGAAGATGAAAATGCCAACGAACTGTTTCTTACTGACGAAGAAAAAAATGCAAAAAAGAAAGATACCTTTTTGGGGTCTATTACCTTTGCCGTAGTATTTGCAACTATTATTCACGTTTTTGTAACCCAGCCGTTCGGGATTCCTACAGGTTCCATGGAAAGAACTTTACTGGTAGGTGATTTCCTTTTCGTAAACAAATGGAGCTATGGTTACAGACTTCCGATGCGTCCGCTGGCAATTCCTTTCCTTCAGGGAACAATTATGGATACGGGACAAAAAGGAAATCCGAAAGACGATCCTAAATCTTATGTAGATGGAGTTAAATTACCTTATACAAGAATTTTACAATTTAATAAGCCTCAGAAGAATGATGTAGTGGTGTTCAACTATCCTCAGGATTCCGTGCATACAGCTATCGACAGAAAGGATCCTTATGTAAAGAGATGTGTAGCTACAGCAGGAGACACATTTGAAATGAGAGCCGGAAGACTTTTCGTGAACGGTAAACCGGAAACTGTTTTAGGGGATCAGGAAGTACAGCACAGATATACGGTGACTACAGGAAGTCAATTGGATATTCCTGCATTATATAATACCTATGGATTTTTACCGGTACAGGAAGTACAGACCAATAATGGATACTTATATGGCTTCCAGGGATTGACTGATAAAACAGCGAAAGAGATTAAAGCTCTTCCTCAGGTAATTGACATGAAGGAAGAAGTTTCACCAAAAGGAGAAGCAGCTGTATATTATAGAGATGAAGCCAAAACAAAAATTGATACAACACAATCTATATTCCCGATCAACAAACCTTGGAACCAGGATTGGTATGGCCCACTAAGAATACCTAAAAAAGGAGATGTAGTAGCCATTAATGCTGAAACACTTCCAATGTACCAATGGGTTATTTCTGAGTACGAACACAATAGTTTAGAAAAGAAAGACGGGAAAATCTTTATCAATGGAAAAGAAGCGAATCAATATACCATCCAGCAAGACTATTATATGATGGTAGGGGATAACAGAGATGCTTCGTTAGATGCCAGATTTTTTGGTTTTGTTCCTGAAGAGAATATCGTTGGTAAACCAATGTTTACATGGATGAGCCTTCAGGGAGCATTCGCAGACAATAGCTCTACGTATCAGGCTCCGTTCAAAATCCGTTGGGAAAGAATGTTTAAAGCAACGAATACAGGAGAAGCCAACAAAACTTCTTACTGGTGGATTGCAGCAATGATTTTGATACTGTTCTTCGGATGGGAGTATTTCGTGAAACTATTCAGAAAGAAAAAAACTGAAGACGAATTATAG
- a CDS encoding S8 family serine peptidase, whose translation MKKVLLAAVFLAGFSFSYAQESKAKSIDPKEDKDLMTWYHKDFSTTKVYGVNTANAYKYLESKGLKPKTVVVGVLDSGVQVDHPGLVNNVWSNPNEIPGNGKDDDGNGYIDDVHGWNFIGGKNGDIDIDNMEVTRVVAKYKPVFEGDDSAKNKANQAKMSEEFAMYMKAKELFNKKSIEAKQGLQTYTMINEVIPNMVKLLGGKPVTAETISAIKAPSDQKDAIALQVLGQVSQSPEFKGKSSADFEKAIKDQMKEAIDYYTPQSKQYDLSYDPRKEIVGDNYDDYSEKNYGNNHYEGPDAVHGTHVAGIIAGLPQGKEVQYGVASKVAKIMSVRTVPNGDERDKDVANAIRYAVDNGAKVLNMSFGKPVSPGKNVVWDAFKYAEDKGVLLVKAAGNENEDVAEHLAYPTNFKNVTDDKPFVTNVLVVGASTNKNDALRAGFSNYNKKMVNVFAPGEEIYSTVPKNEYKYLQGTSMASPVVAGGAAVLLAYMPNLKPYQIIESLVKSSNANATNGFTDYSQAGGVIDLKKAAEYAYTHFYNGKAEASGKVKPSKSTKKAVKK comes from the coding sequence ATGAAAAAGGTATTATTAGCTGCTGTTTTTTTAGCAGGTTTTAGTTTCTCTTATGCTCAGGAGTCTAAAGCAAAGAGCATTGATCCAAAAGAAGATAAAGATCTGATGACTTGGTATCATAAAGACTTTTCTACTACAAAAGTATATGGCGTAAATACCGCAAATGCATATAAATATCTTGAATCTAAAGGGTTGAAACCTAAAACAGTTGTTGTTGGGGTTTTAGATAGCGGAGTACAGGTAGACCACCCAGGTTTGGTTAATAATGTTTGGTCCAATCCAAATGAAATACCAGGTAATGGCAAAGATGATGATGGAAACGGATATATCGATGACGTACACGGATGGAACTTTATCGGTGGTAAAAACGGAGACATCGATATCGATAACATGGAGGTAACAAGAGTTGTTGCAAAATATAAACCTGTTTTCGAAGGAGATGATTCTGCAAAAAATAAGGCGAATCAGGCTAAAATGTCCGAGGAATTTGCAATGTACATGAAAGCTAAAGAGCTTTTTAATAAAAAAAGTATTGAGGCAAAACAAGGCCTTCAGACTTATACAATGATTAATGAGGTGATTCCTAATATGGTAAAATTATTAGGAGGAAAACCGGTAACTGCGGAAACAATTTCTGCTATTAAAGCTCCATCTGATCAAAAAGATGCGATTGCTTTGCAGGTTTTAGGGCAAGTATCACAAAGTCCGGAATTCAAAGGAAAGTCATCAGCTGATTTTGAAAAAGCGATTAAAGATCAGATGAAAGAAGCCATTGATTACTATACTCCTCAATCAAAACAATATGACTTAAGCTATGATCCGAGAAAAGAAATCGTAGGAGACAACTATGATGACTATTCTGAAAAAAATTACGGAAACAACCATTATGAAGGTCCGGATGCAGTACATGGGACTCATGTGGCAGGTATTATTGCAGGACTTCCTCAAGGAAAAGAAGTTCAGTATGGTGTCGCTTCTAAAGTAGCTAAAATCATGTCTGTAAGAACAGTTCCAAATGGGGATGAAAGAGATAAAGATGTTGCGAATGCGATCAGATATGCCGTAGATAACGGTGCGAAAGTATTGAATATGAGCTTTGGAAAACCTGTTTCGCCAGGTAAAAATGTGGTATGGGATGCATTCAAATATGCAGAAGATAAAGGAGTTCTTCTGGTAAAAGCAGCAGGTAATGAAAACGAAGATGTAGCAGAGCATTTGGCTTATCCTACCAACTTTAAAAACGTTACCGATGACAAACCATTTGTTACGAACGTTCTTGTAGTAGGAGCTAGCACCAATAAAAATGATGCTTTAAGAGCTGGATTCTCAAACTATAATAAAAAAATGGTTAATGTTTTCGCTCCGGGAGAAGAAATTTATTCTACAGTTCCTAAAAACGAATACAAATACCTTCAGGGAACCTCTATGGCATCACCGGTTGTTGCCGGAGGTGCAGCGGTATTGCTAGCCTATATGCCAAATCTTAAACCGTATCAGATCATTGAATCACTTGTGAAATCAAGCAATGCAAATGCAACAAACGGGTTTACAGATTATTCACAGGCAGGAGGAGTAATCGATTTGAAAAAGGCAGCAGAATATGCTTATACTCACTTCTATAACGGTAAAGCAGAAGCTTCAGGAAAAGTTAAGCCTTCGAAATCCACAAAAAAGGCTGTTAAAAAATAG